One Candidatus Thorarchaeota archaeon genomic region harbors:
- a CDS encoding methylmalonyl-CoA mutase family protein — protein MRTDNLKRDLEVWDKGQVSETLAKFPEREKQFSTISGIPVKRLYTPLDSEDLDYSHALGFPGVYPFTRGVQPTMYRGRLWTMRQYSGFGTAQETNERFRFLLEQGQTGLSVAFDLPTQIGYDSDYPLARGEVGKVGVAVSSLADMETLFDSIPLDKVSTSMTINAPAAVLLAMYIVVAEKQSVPMAKLRGTIQNDILKEYVARGTYIFPPGPSMRLITDTFRFCSEHLPLWNSISISGYHIREAGATAVQEVAFTLANGIAYVEAALKAGLDIDDFASRLSFFFGSHSDFFEEIAKFRAARRLWARIMRERFGAKSDDSCKMRFHTQTAGCTLTAQQPDNNVVRVTLQALQGVLGGTQSLHTNSRDEALSLPTTQSVQIALRTQQIIAYETGVADTIDPLAGSFYVEYLTDEIERRASEYISKIDDIGGAPAAIEKGYIQREISESSYAYQKRVDSGERVVVGVNKFKTDEKQALEYLRINAESEAEQVSRLRQLRASRDDAAVSRCLATLRQAASSTQNLMPPILEAVRSYATLGEICSVLRDVFGEYKSPDVL, from the coding sequence ATGAGGACTGACAATCTCAAGAGAGACCTCGAGGTCTGGGATAAAGGCCAAGTCTCAGAAACGCTCGCCAAGTTCCCGGAGCGGGAGAAGCAGTTCTCGACAATCTCAGGTATTCCTGTGAAACGACTGTACACCCCACTTGACTCGGAGGACCTTGACTACTCACATGCGCTGGGGTTCCCCGGAGTCTACCCGTTCACTCGGGGCGTTCAGCCCACCATGTACAGAGGCCGCCTGTGGACAATGCGCCAGTACAGTGGATTCGGAACCGCACAGGAAACCAATGAGCGCTTCAGATTCCTTTTGGAACAGGGACAGACCGGTCTCTCGGTGGCCTTCGACTTGCCCACGCAAATAGGCTATGACTCCGACTATCCGTTGGCCAGAGGTGAGGTGGGCAAGGTCGGCGTTGCTGTCAGTTCTCTGGCAGACATGGAGACGCTCTTCGACTCAATTCCTCTCGACAAGGTCAGCACATCAATGACCATCAACGCACCTGCTGCGGTGCTCCTGGCAATGTACATTGTCGTGGCTGAGAAGCAGAGTGTCCCGATGGCAAAGCTGCGTGGTACAATTCAGAACGACATCCTGAAGGAATACGTGGCCCGCGGCACATACATCTTTCCACCAGGTCCGTCCATGCGGCTCATAACCGACACCTTCAGATTCTGTTCGGAACACCTGCCACTATGGAACTCGATCTCCATCAGTGGTTACCATATTCGAGAGGCTGGGGCCACAGCAGTACAGGAGGTTGCCTTCACACTTGCCAACGGAATTGCATACGTGGAGGCTGCTCTGAAGGCCGGTCTGGACATAGACGACTTCGCGTCGCGTCTCTCGTTCTTCTTTGGCTCGCACAGCGACTTCTTCGAGGAGATAGCCAAGTTCCGGGCCGCACGACGACTGTGGGCGAGAATCATGCGGGAGCGGTTTGGAGCAAAGAGTGATGACTCATGCAAGATGCGCTTCCATACGCAGACGGCCGGATGCACACTGACAGCTCAGCAGCCTGACAACAATGTGGTCCGAGTCACTCTGCAGGCCCTTCAGGGAGTCCTTGGCGGGACTCAGTCTCTTCACACTAACTCCCGTGACGAGGCCCTATCGCTGCCCACTACTCAGTCAGTCCAGATAGCGCTCCGGACCCAGCAGATAATCGCGTATGAGACCGGCGTCGCTGACACCATTGACCCATTGGCAGGTTCGTTCTATGTCGAGTACCTCACTGATGAGATAGAGCGCCGAGCATCAGAGTACATCAGCAAGATTGATGACATTGGGGGTGCACCAGCGGCCATCGAGAAGGGCTACATCCAGCGAGAGATCAGTGAGAGCTCCTATGCCTACCAGAAACGGGTTGACTCTGGTGAGCGTGTCGTCGTCGGAGTCAACAAGTTCAAGACCGATGAGAAGCAGGCGCTCGAATACCTCCGAATCAATGCAGAGTCAGAGGCTGAGCAGGTGTCACGTCTGAGACAGCTGAGAGCATCACGTGATGATGCCGCTGTCAGCAGATGTCTCGCGACGCTACGACAGGCGGCGTCCAGTACTCAGAATCTCATGCCTCCCATCCTCGAGGCGGTGAGGTCATATGCTACGCTCGGCGAGATCTGCAGTGTCCTTCGGGATGTCTTTGGCGAGTACAAGTCACCAGATGTCTTGTGA
- the meaB gene encoding methylmalonyl Co-A mutase-associated GTPase MeaB → MRNRPLSTEELVEGVLAGKRRALARLITMIESDDPAVPEILGALYKATGRAHIIGITGPPGSGKSTLVTRITGELRKRGRTVGIICVDPSSPFTGGALLGDRIRMQEHSLDDDVYMRSMGTRGHLGGLSRSTSDAVRVIDASGKEFIIVETVGAGQSEVEVVEIAHTVIVVDVPGAGDDIQAIKAGIMEIADIFVVNKRDLPGAEKKATEIGAMLDLDQKMGDWRPPIVMTDARHGEGIPELVDRIEEHMRYLRESGVLEQRKIKRSKDELEDIMKFRLTRELLAKLQGSPEYERAISRIAQRDEDPYTVAQRLIAEFLASYDKK, encoded by the coding sequence ATGAGGAATCGACCATTGTCGACCGAGGAACTCGTGGAAGGGGTGCTGGCTGGGAAGAGGCGAGCCCTCGCCAGACTGATTACAATGATAGAGTCTGATGATCCAGCAGTCCCCGAGATACTCGGTGCTCTCTACAAGGCGACCGGTCGCGCTCACATCATTGGCATCACAGGTCCACCAGGGTCGGGAAAGAGCACGCTGGTCACACGCATAACGGGCGAGCTCAGGAAGCGAGGACGAACGGTCGGCATCATCTGTGTTGACCCATCTAGCCCATTCACAGGAGGGGCGCTCCTCGGTGACAGAATCCGAATGCAGGAACACAGTCTGGATGACGATGTCTACATGCGCAGCATGGGCACTCGTGGTCATCTCGGAGGTCTTTCCAGAAGTACCTCCGATGCTGTCCGCGTCATCGATGCCTCTGGCAAGGAATTCATCATAGTTGAGACCGTTGGTGCTGGGCAGTCCGAGGTGGAGGTCGTGGAGATTGCACACACAGTGATTGTGGTTGATGTGCCAGGCGCCGGTGACGACATTCAGGCAATCAAGGCTGGCATCATGGAGATTGCGGATATCTTCGTGGTCAATAAGCGTGACCTGCCGGGTGCCGAGAAGAAGGCCACTGAGATAGGTGCCATGTTAGACCTCGACCAGAAGATGGGCGACTGGCGGCCGCCAATCGTCATGACCGATGCGCGTCACGGCGAAGGCATTCCCGAACTGGTCGATCGAATTGAAGAGCACATGCGGTACCTGCGGGAGAGTGGCGTTCTGGAGCAGAGGAAGATAAAGCGAAGCAAGGACGAGCTTGAGGACATAATGAAGTTCAGGCTGACCCGGGAGCTGCTGGCAAAGCTGCAAGGCAGTCCCGAGTATGAGAGAGCTATCAGCCGTATCGCCCAACGTGACGAGGACCCATACACTGTGGCACAGCGACTCATTGCGGAGTTCCTGGCAAGCTATGACAAGAAGTAG
- a CDS encoding cobalamin B12-binding domain-containing protein: MSSSRKIRVIVAKPGLDGHDRGAKVVARALRDAGMEVIYTGLRQTPEMIVRAAIDESADVIGLSILSGAHMALFPRIMELLKKEGADDILVVAGGIIPEDDVPELKRVGIAEVFGPGTPLSEIVEYIKTHVKV; the protein is encoded by the coding sequence TTGAGTTCTTCAAGGAAGATACGCGTAATCGTCGCGAAACCCGGGCTTGACGGCCACGACAGAGGCGCAAAGGTTGTGGCCAGGGCTCTTCGTGATGCTGGAATGGAGGTCATCTATACTGGCCTTCGTCAGACCCCCGAGATGATTGTCCGAGCCGCCATTGACGAGTCGGCAGATGTCATCGGTCTGAGCATACTGAGTGGAGCACACATGGCACTCTTCCCTCGAATCATGGAGTTGCTGAAGAAGGAGGGTGCTGACGACATCCTCGTTGTTGCGGGTGGTATCATTCCAGAAGACGACGTGCCCGAGCTAAAGAGAGTGGGCATTGCTGAAGTCTTCGGGCCAGGTACTCCTCTCAGTGAGATTGTCGAATACATCAAGACCCATGTCAAGGTCTGA
- a CDS encoding MarR family transcriptional regulator, with the protein MTVLRSNLWNVLVLSFVLLVAHSAPAQFVPSDNTDVVLDPVELKAQLFTDGSAELVMDAVATNTGISVLDSITIRVDSLEAIMLSSTIDGVTVPGTVARLDRFSHVVLPLPDGLHSNESVSLHLVLRVTDLQSSPVLSSDGLHQQSDFILYVRPVCVMQNFTFVVHLPPHASLSQESVVPLFPDASGNLTDGHSMIFYWWTTQLQPGQERVFIVKYQIPAASVAANGPSLFELILAGLVGLVLGALLFKVMPLVILMVRRLRSVRIVGVTGEEQKVLDAIRDKGGSCPQKDLYVDLNMSQAKVSIILGNLEERGLVRRFKDGRENMVHLMEE; encoded by the coding sequence GTGACAGTCCTTCGATCGAATCTTTGGAATGTGCTTGTCCTGTCATTTGTGCTTCTCGTGGCGCACTCCGCCCCAGCTCAGTTCGTTCCTAGCGACAACACAGATGTCGTGCTGGACCCGGTCGAATTGAAGGCACAGCTCTTCACGGACGGTTCGGCAGAGCTCGTGATGGATGCGGTGGCGACTAACACTGGGATCTCTGTGCTCGATAGCATTACTATCCGCGTAGACTCCCTTGAGGCGATTATGCTCTCCAGTACCATCGATGGTGTAACAGTCCCTGGCACAGTCGCGCGACTCGATCGATTCTCCCATGTTGTGCTACCTCTACCAGACGGACTGCACAGCAACGAGTCCGTATCTCTGCATCTTGTGCTGAGGGTGACTGACCTCCAGTCTTCGCCAGTACTGAGCTCTGATGGTCTCCATCAGCAGTCTGACTTCATACTCTACGTGAGACCGGTCTGTGTGATGCAGAACTTCACTTTCGTCGTCCACCTGCCGCCACACGCCTCACTGTCCCAAGAGTCCGTCGTTCCTCTCTTCCCGGACGCCTCTGGCAACCTGACGGACGGGCACTCGATGATCTTCTATTGGTGGACCACGCAGTTGCAGCCTGGACAGGAGAGGGTGTTCATAGTCAAGTACCAGATCCCTGCCGCGTCTGTTGCCGCTAACGGACCTAGTCTGTTTGAGCTGATACTGGCAGGACTGGTCGGGCTGGTGTTGGGTGCGCTCCTGTTCAAAGTGATGCCGCTCGTCATCTTGATGGTGCGGCGGCTCAGGTCCGTTAGGATAGTCGGTGTGACAGGTGAGGAGCAGAAGGTGCTGGATGCAATTCGCGACAAGGGTGGCTCTTGCCCACAGAAGGACCTCTATGTCGACCTGAACATGTCGCAGGCGAAGGTCAGTATCATACTAGGCAACCTGGAGGAACGCGGCCTTGTCCGTAGATTCAAAGATGGTAGAGAGAACATGGTGCATCTGATGGAGGAGTGA
- a CDS encoding HAD family hydrolase, with the protein MVGHLKDYSAVLFDLDSTLTETNQYPVNASKWMLSQLGRDTEGDVSRFVEHLVSAYFARVQQIVEGLGYKDPCTIVRESMEAASVACGLEADSVLLDEATRLFRTLHVEYSQLRPGALEILKRLRARGVRLGIITNSFEGHLRIILARLGVTDYFKVLVDPGDVKAYKPMPKPFEYALRVLERVPSETLYVGDEYYADVVGANRVGMDTVWINLRGHTLDEYISRYGTATRPVIVLRDLRELLHHL; encoded by the coding sequence TTGGTAGGACATCTGAAGGACTACTCTGCCGTCCTGTTTGACTTGGACAGCACGCTCACCGAGACCAATCAGTATCCAGTCAATGCTAGCAAGTGGATGCTCAGCCAGCTGGGCCGTGACACCGAGGGAGACGTCTCTCGCTTCGTTGAGCACCTCGTATCTGCGTACTTCGCCCGGGTACAGCAGATAGTCGAAGGACTTGGTTACAAGGACCCCTGTACTATTGTCAGGGAATCAATGGAAGCTGCTTCGGTCGCTTGTGGCCTTGAGGCCGACAGTGTACTGCTCGACGAGGCCACTCGCCTGTTCAGGACTCTTCACGTGGAGTACTCACAGCTGCGTCCGGGCGCCCTTGAGATCCTGAAGAGACTCCGAGCGCGAGGAGTCCGTCTGGGAATCATAACCAACTCCTTCGAGGGGCATCTCCGAATCATATTGGCAAGACTGGGCGTGACTGATTACTTCAAGGTGCTTGTTGACCCCGGTGATGTGAAGGCCTACAAGCCAATGCCCAAGCCATTCGAGTACGCGCTCAGAGTCCTAGAAAGGGTGCCAAGCGAGACCCTCTACGTGGGCGATGAGTACTACGCTGATGTTGTGGGGGCCAACCGGGTGGGCATGGACACAGTGTGGATCAACTTACGTGGGCACACTCTTGATGAGTACATTTCGAGGTACGGAACAGCGACACGTCCTGTCATAGTCCTAAGAGACCTGCGCGAGTTACTGCACCATCTGTGA
- a CDS encoding CoA transferase subunit A, with amino-acid sequence MPEVDDKIITLEEAAKMVPDGAHLFWGGFGYQRPPIAFASELVRQKKRDLTIYTCGSEVDLEIMVGAGTATRFEIAFVAIEALGLANNMRRRVAEGKAQVEDYSNLAMAMRFLGGALNVPFMPIRSLMGTDLVNRSRYRGDKKLEVIDCPFTGEKICLVPSVQPDFSIVLAQRVDKMGNAQIDGIVGEDLEGSRCGKRLIVLAEELVSEEEIRSHPDQTKIPAMYVTNVVLLPFGAHPMQCHGYYDYDLEHLMMFHKMTREESGWEEYLNHYVLGVENHHEYLNLIGWDRLHRLKAKRPWGY; translated from the coding sequence TTGCCAGAAGTTGACGACAAGATCATAACTCTAGAAGAAGCCGCGAAGATGGTCCCAGACGGAGCGCATCTCTTTTGGGGTGGGTTTGGATATCAGCGACCTCCCATTGCTTTCGCGTCTGAGCTTGTCCGACAGAAAAAGCGCGATCTGACAATCTACACCTGTGGGTCTGAAGTCGACCTTGAGATAATGGTCGGCGCGGGGACCGCCACCCGTTTTGAGATTGCCTTCGTCGCTATAGAAGCACTCGGTCTTGCCAACAACATGCGTCGTCGTGTTGCTGAGGGAAAGGCACAGGTCGAGGACTACAGCAACCTAGCGATGGCGATGCGCTTTCTTGGTGGCGCTCTCAATGTGCCATTCATGCCCATTCGCAGCCTGATGGGCACTGACTTGGTCAACAGGTCTCGGTACCGCGGCGACAAGAAGCTTGAGGTCATAGACTGCCCGTTCACCGGTGAGAAGATCTGTCTTGTGCCATCAGTCCAGCCCGACTTCAGCATAGTCCTTGCTCAGCGAGTGGACAAGATGGGAAATGCGCAGATAGACGGGATAGTGGGCGAGGACTTGGAGGGTTCCCGTTGTGGCAAGAGACTAATAGTGCTTGCTGAGGAACTGGTCAGCGAGGAGGAGATTCGCTCTCACCCGGACCAGACAAAGATACCCGCGATGTATGTCACGAATGTTGTTCTCCTACCCTTCGGTGCACATCCAATGCAGTGTCACGGATACTACGACTATGACTTGGAACACCTGATGATGTTTCACAAGATGACCCGAGAAGAGAGCGGCTGGGAGGAGTACCTCAACCACTATGTGCTGGGCGTGGAGAACCACCATGAGTACCTCAACCTGATAGGCTGGGACCGGTTGCACCGCCTCAAGGCGAAACGTCCGTGGGGTTACTAG
- a CDS encoding DUF998 domain-containing protein produces the protein MRKEVNYLGIIGPLVALTCIGIAILLSPWFTWTGNALSDLGRYGNGLPAAVVFNAGLVTTALLMLVYVYFLILDGKDKWTKLGFVPLVVALVFLALIGVFSEDFGVIHFYVSVGFFASFPWSMWMTGFVRVLLHRVRDLFAVVSLILPFLSVYMWGGWYGGLFPTLTGNAIPEITTALSAIGWTWSIWFLRSKGELAEAFN, from the coding sequence ATGAGAAAGGAAGTCAACTATCTGGGAATCATCGGACCTCTTGTAGCACTGACATGCATAGGCATCGCCATCCTGTTGTCGCCGTGGTTCACATGGACAGGAAACGCACTGAGCGACCTGGGACGATATGGCAACGGCCTGCCCGCTGCAGTCGTCTTCAACGCTGGACTGGTGACCACCGCCCTGCTGATGCTGGTGTATGTGTATTTTCTCATCTTGGATGGCAAAGACAAGTGGACGAAGCTTGGATTTGTGCCTCTTGTGGTGGCGCTGGTCTTCTTGGCCCTCATTGGCGTCTTCTCAGAGGACTTTGGTGTGATACACTTCTACGTGTCTGTCGGCTTCTTCGCCAGCTTCCCATGGTCAATGTGGATGACTGGATTTGTCAGGGTCCTCTTACACAGAGTTCGTGATCTCTTCGCGGTGGTGTCGCTGATTCTTCCCTTCCTGTCAGTGTATATGTGGGGCGGATGGTACGGCGGGCTCTTTCCAACGCTTACTGGAAACGCCATCCCCGAGATAACCACAGCACTATCAGCAATTGGATGGACATGGTCAATCTGGTTCTTGCGAAGCAAGGGAGAGCTTGCTGAAGCATTCAACTGA
- a CDS encoding 4Fe-4S dicluster domain-containing protein — translation MTSLESLRSINARCIHCRACQYAYSGEPDKEGETEEYTGMLQGCPAGIYYGWEGYFNSGKQWIARAFLNGEIKPTKEMLEVVEACTTCGMCETQCPNYIDTVHVTEELRAALIDAGVEPLDKHAKFRDAVLNKDMRNPYKEPRDKRTAWFEGPVDNFDAKVAYFVGCTAAYRQQPIADHTTRILKKLGMDFTVLTGEVCCGSPMLRTGQKKVFEEVMRENLELFKDFDLVVFSCAGCYKTFRNDYPRISGKPLPFKVRHTLELVYDLLKAGKLKIEKPYPKKVTWHDPCHSIRHVGIAIEKEILSRSNNWMMDSRAAEKAKEEHYEVPRVVLKSIPGIDFREMYRIKGDSFCCGAGGGVKAQFPDMALSTAKERLKEAASTGAEILMTSCPFCVTNFSDAVKSLQTEEKETGKDLSSVGSKLQVVELLHLLDELI, via the coding sequence ATGACAAGTCTTGAGAGCCTTCGGAGTATCAACGCCCGCTGCATTCACTGCAGGGCATGCCAATACGCCTACTCGGGAGAGCCCGACAAGGAGGGAGAGACTGAGGAGTACACTGGTATGCTCCAGGGCTGTCCAGCTGGGATATACTACGGATGGGAAGGATACTTCAACTCAGGCAAGCAATGGATAGCGAGGGCGTTCCTCAATGGAGAGATAAAGCCCACTAAGGAGATGCTTGAGGTTGTCGAGGCCTGCACGACCTGCGGCATGTGCGAGACCCAGTGTCCCAACTACATCGACACAGTTCATGTGACTGAAGAACTGAGAGCAGCACTCATCGATGCCGGAGTAGAGCCGCTCGACAAGCATGCAAAGTTCAGAGACGCTGTGCTGAACAAAGACATGCGGAACCCATACAAGGAGCCACGTGACAAGCGTACGGCATGGTTTGAGGGTCCTGTGGACAACTTTGATGCGAAGGTCGCTTACTTTGTCGGTTGCACAGCGGCATATCGTCAGCAGCCTATCGCGGACCACACCACACGCATCCTCAAGAAGCTCGGCATGGACTTCACAGTCCTCACCGGTGAAGTCTGCTGTGGTTCGCCCATGCTGAGGACCGGACAGAAGAAGGTCTTCGAAGAGGTCATGCGCGAGAACCTTGAGCTGTTCAAGGACTTTGACCTAGTGGTGTTCTCCTGTGCCGGTTGCTACAAGACCTTCAGAAACGACTATCCACGAATCAGTGGTAAGCCCTTGCCCTTCAAGGTGCGGCACACACTGGAGCTCGTGTACGATCTCCTGAAGGCTGGAAAGCTGAAGATTGAGAAGCCGTACCCGAAGAAGGTCACTTGGCACGACCCATGTCACAGCATAAGACACGTTGGCATAGCCATTGAGAAGGAGATACTCAGTAGGTCCAACAACTGGATGATGGACAGTCGTGCTGCGGAGAAGGCCAAAGAGGAACACTATGAAGTCCCCCGTGTCGTGCTCAAGTCGATACCCGGAATCGACTTCCGTGAGATGTACCGAATCAAGGGTGACTCATTCTGTTGTGGCGCGGGCGGTGGCGTCAAGGCTCAGTTCCCTGACATGGCGCTCTCGACAGCCAAGGAGCGACTCAAGGAGGCGGCCTCGACTGGTGCTGAGATTCTCATGACGTCCTGTCCGTTCTGTGTCACCAACTTCTCGGATGCTGTGAAGTCACTTCAGACCGAAGAGAAGGAGACCGGAAAAGACCTCAGTAGTGTAGGCTCGAAACTGCAAGTCGTAGAGCTGCTCCATCTGCTCGATGAACTAATCTAA